Proteins found in one Mytilus edulis chromosome 2, xbMytEdul2.2, whole genome shotgun sequence genomic segment:
- the LOC139512931 gene encoding uncharacterized protein — MSIENTTAQTTTAHAPTSNTKAPGSIGIDKASQEAINFVLWGASGLAVIILFIRLIISVIHRFRRRHNEGVPFWGNNSRCTLQEAPPPNYSDVSIRTLPPTYSQGCRITHYHPSTGNVSQQTTSTGNDVSVNESYASYIADTDFTVPPSNDDNGNNDDVFDAPTNTNFETENSVSQTQLSNDNYSDNRQSRTHIEND, encoded by the exons ATGTCAATAGAAAACACAACTGCTCAAACGACTACTGCGCACGCACCCACATCAA ATACCAAAGCACCAGGTTCCATTGGGATCGATAAAGCATCACAAGAAGCTATTAATTTTGTCCTGTGGGGAGCTTCTGGATTAGCTGTGATAATTTTATTCATTCGGCTGATCATATCCGTCATCCATAGATTTCGTCGACGACATAATGAAGGTGTGCCTTTCT GGGGAAATAACAGCAGGTGTACATTACAAGAAGCCCCGCCTCCAAACTATTCAGATGTATCTATTCGTACACTGCCTCCGACATACAGCCAGGGTTGTAGAATAACACATTATCACCCTTCTACAGGAAATGTGTCACAACAGACGACATCGACTGGAAATGACGTATCGGTGAACGAATCATATGCAAGTTACATTGCTGACACTGATTTTACTGTTCCACCTTCAAATGACGATAATGGGAATAACGACGATGTGTTCGATGCTCCTACAAACACAAATTTCGAAACGGAAAACTCTGTTTCTCAAACACAATTGTCCAATGACAATTATAGCGACAACAGACAGTCTCGAACACATATCGAAAACGATTGA